One stretch of Poecilia reticulata strain Guanapo linkage group LG21, Guppy_female_1.0+MT, whole genome shotgun sequence DNA includes these proteins:
- the eva1aa gene encoding protein eva-1 homolog A isoform X3, which translates to MNPVINSTSRANMALISNVLAAYTYISDHPERAALFFVCGVCLGLFLTLFALVVQISCRTDCQSRKRPAVKKPPRPAHSSSDSSDSDSDWETTSDLSARRHRRFERTLNMNVFTSAEELERAQRLEERERIIREIWMNGQPDIPGTRSLNRYY; encoded by the exons ATGAACCCTGTGATCAACTCCACCTCCAGAGCCAACATGGCCCTCATCAGCAATGTGTTGGCGGCGTACACCTACATATCAG ATCATCCCGAAAGGGCCGCGCTGTTCTTCGTCTGCGGTGTGTGTCTGGGCCTCTTCCTCACCCTGTTTGCCCTGGTGGTCCAGATCTCCTGTCGCACAGACTGCCAGTCTCGGAAGCGGCCAGCCGTCAAGAAACCGCCCCGCCCCGCCCACTCATCCTCGGACTCCAGCGACTCGGACTCGGACTGGGAGACCACGTCGGACCTGTCGGCGCGGAGGCACAGGCGCTTCGAGCGCACGCTCAACATGAACGTTTTCACGTCAGCGGAGGAGCTGGAGCGAGCCCAGCGGCTCGAGGAGAGGGAACGGATCATACGGGAGATCTGGATGAACGGGCAGCCCGACATCCCAGGGACACGGAGCCTCAATCGGTATTACTGA
- the eva1aa gene encoding protein eva-1 homolog A isoform X2 — MNAREQQKAGQPVICGAANHCRYNRADKQVSKRLLQEPGHRPPVYHPPSATRDPNVVGDGPSGGSSGQNTVPTRSPDKKKPSDTRRGGGNGSSQPSGMNPVINSTSRANMALISNVLAAYTYISDHPERAALFFVCGVCLGLFLTLFALVVQISCRTDCQSRKRPAVKKPPRPAHSSSDSSDSDSDWETTSDLSARRHRRFERTLNMNVFTSAEELERAQRLEERERIIREIWMNGQPDIPGTRSLNRYY; from the exons ATGAACGCGAGAGAACAGCAGAAAGCCGGACAGCCGGTCATCTGTGGAGCTGCAAATCACTGCAGATACAACAGGGCAGAtaaacaag TGTCAAAGAGACTGCTCCAGGAGCCAGGCCACAGACCACCGGTGTACCACCCACCCTCTGCCACCCGTGACCCCAATGTAGTGGGAGACGGGCCTTCTGGGGGAAGTTCAGGCCAGAACACTGTTCCAA CTCGGAGCCCCGACAAGAAGAAACCATCTGACACCAGAAGAGGCGGCGGAAACGGTTCATCACAGCCATCAGGCATGAACCCTGTGATCAACTCCACCTCCAGAGCCAACATGGCCCTCATCAGCAATGTGTTGGCGGCGTACACCTACATATCAG ATCATCCCGAAAGGGCCGCGCTGTTCTTCGTCTGCGGTGTGTGTCTGGGCCTCTTCCTCACCCTGTTTGCCCTGGTGGTCCAGATCTCCTGTCGCACAGACTGCCAGTCTCGGAAGCGGCCAGCCGTCAAGAAACCGCCCCGCCCCGCCCACTCATCCTCGGACTCCAGCGACTCGGACTCGGACTGGGAGACCACGTCGGACCTGTCGGCGCGGAGGCACAGGCGCTTCGAGCGCACGCTCAACATGAACGTTTTCACGTCAGCGGAGGAGCTGGAGCGAGCCCAGCGGCTCGAGGAGAGGGAACGGATCATACGGGAGATCTGGATGAACGGGCAGCCCGACATCCCAGGGACACGGAGCCTCAATCGGTATTACTGA
- the efhc1 gene encoding EF-hand domain-containing protein 1 produces the protein MSTEWNNGLPFIPGYTFRDLAKTAFHRSQTLGYKNGFALSHRPSVVIGKEVLAAEPLTHHEIDQLCFEMPYTVYDKPEYEEFIPAHVALDKKVLRFYGHFKEEIFHSPAENYRVRHVTIYYYLEDDSMCIIEPSVVNSGLPQGKRIKRQRLPKNEYGNYYNWKDLNLAMNLEVYGTTYRISDCDLFTKEFMESEGIVLNEPEKIPEDPYTKRRSIKPNQEHVNKSPAKFEKLYRFLHMDSMVLRFYGQWVECDAYQSHTWPVIIYYYLVDNTVDIREAHQRNSGRDPFPLFMSRQRIPKKVKEESFPSIVMEISEDLVEEYFSPKDFQLGQKVKLLSHHFFLYDCDGFTREYYKKNYPDMDMKAVEIPKMEDKSKMAHMVPPYNGFGSLEDSLQNCYSLVPEPPRHNIMKRLVNCNKKLRYIAKLDSAYPEDRDRRFILSYHLDSDMISIYETPRRNSGIISGKFLAKCQVAKPGSTVDNPVYYTPADLAIGATVEVFSHRFILTNADLYALKYLESISDQVPSETLESLKQTVGAEKDSGMPVEQKGEEK, from the exons ATGTCCACCGAGTGGAATAACGGATTACCATTTATACCTGGATACACATTTCGGGATCTGGCG AAGACAGCCTTCCATCGGTCCCAGACACTTGGCTATAAGAATGGCTTTGCTCTGTCTCATCGGCCCTCTGTGGTCATTGGGAAGGAGGTTCTAGCAGCAGAGCCATTAACTCACCACGAAATTGATCAACTGTGCTTTGAGATGCCATATACTGTATATGATAAGCCGGAATATGAAGAATTCATCCCAGCTCATGTGGCACTCGATAAGAAG GTTCTACGCTTCTATGGACACTTCAAGGAGGAAATCTTCCACTCCCCTGCAGAAAACTACCGTGTTCGCCACGTGACCATTTACTATTACCTTGAGGATGACAGCATGTGCATCATCGAGCCATCAGTGGTGAACTCTGGGCTACCACAAGGCAAGCGTATCAAACGTCAGCGTTTGCCAAAAAATGAGTATGGGAATTATTACAACTGGAAAGATCTCAACCTTGCTATGAACCTGGAGGTCTATGGGACCACGTACCGCATCTCAGACTGTGATTTGTTCACTAAG GAGTTCATGGAGAGTGAGGGCATCGTTTTGAATGAGCCAGAAAAAATACCAGAAGATCCTTACACCAAACGCCGTAGTATCAAACCAAACCAAGAACATGTCAACAAAAGCCCTGCGAAGTTCGAGAAATTATATCGCTTTCTTCATATGGACTCCATG GTGCTCCGATTCTACGGCCAGTGGGTCGAATGTGATGCTTATCAGAGTCATACCTGGCCTGTCATCATTTACTATTACCTGGTAGACAACACTGTGGATATCAGAGAGGCTCATCAACGCAACAGTGGCCGCGATCCTTTCCCTCTTTTCATGAGCCGACAAAGGATACCCAAGAAAGTCAAAGAAG AGTCCTTCCCTAGCATTGTGATGGAGATCTCCGAAGACCTTGTAGAGGAGTATTTTTCCCCCAAAGACTTCCAGCTGGGTCAAAAGGTGAAGCTCCTGAGCCATCACTTCTTTTTGTACGACTGCGACGGCTTTACTAGAGAATATTACAAGAAGAATTACCCAGACATGGACATGAAAGCTGTAGAGATACCAAAGATGGAAGACAAATCAAAGATG GCACACATGGTTCCACCCTACAACGGATTTGGCTCTCTTGAAGACTCTCTTCAAAATTGTTATTCTTTAGTTCCTGAGCCTCCCAGACATAACATAATGAAGAGATTggtaaactgcaacaaaaagctTCGCTACATTGCCAAACTG GACTCCGCATACCCTGAAGACAGAGACCGACGTTTTATACTGTCCTACCACCTGGACTCCGACATGATCAGTATTTATGAAACGCCAAGGCGCAACTCTGGCATTATTAGTGGGAAGTTTCTGGCAAAGTGCCAAGTCGCCAAGCCGGGCTCCACTGTGGATAATCCTGTGTACTACACACCTGCAGACCTTGCTATTGGAGCCACTGTGGAGG TTTTCAGCCACCGCTTCATTCTGACCAACGCAGACCTCTATGCGCTTAAGTACTTGGAGTCCATCTCAGATCAGGTCCCTTCTGAGACTCTGGAGTCACTGAAACAAACGGTAGGAGCGGAGAAGGACAGCGGCATGCCAGTGGAGCAAAAAG gtgaagaaaaataa
- the tram2 gene encoding translocating chain-associated membrane protein 2, which translates to MAFRRRNKSYPFFSQEFLIQNHADIVFSLVIFILIGLMFEATAKTAILFIQPQYNITTLSLEGEVTTYHYGWKDCATILFYFFIAIILHAVVQEYLLDKVNRRLHLSKSKNTKFNESGQLGVFHLVSSVWSFYVLITEGYLLHPSSLWENYPHSHLRFQVKFFYLTQLAYWLHALPELYFQKVRKEEIPRQLQYICLYLLHISVAYLLNLSRVGLVLLFLQYVSELGFHIARLLYFTDENHQKMFDLWAVSFVFTRMATLTLMFLAVGFGLARSENQGLDIETGNFNTVLIRMIVLLVVCLTQSWLLWKFIRFQLRRWREFRHEQAVRKKATAKQPVRQLKRDTFGHHENGVLKADNGVSQRTKKLKSP; encoded by the exons ATGGCATTTCGTCGGAGAAACAAGAGCTACCCGTTCTTCAGCCAGGAGTTTCTCATCCAGAACCATGCCGACATCGTGTTCAGCCTggtgattttcattttgatcgGGCTGATGTTTGAG gcAACAGCAAAGACAGCCATACTCTTTATTCAGCCCCAGTACAACATCACCACATTATCACTAG AGGGAGAGGTGACTACGTATCATTATGGATGGAAGGACTGTGCCACCATCCTCTTCTATTTCTTCATCGCTATCATCCTCCATGCTGTAGTTCAGGAGTATCTTCTGGAT AAAGTGAACCGCCGCCTTCACCTGTCCAAGAGCAAAAACACCAAGTTTAATGAGTCAGGTCAGCTGGGTGTGTTCCATTTAGTGTCGAGTGTGTGGAGTTTCTACGTCCTCATTACA GAAGGATATCTTCTGCACCCCAGCAGCCTTTGGGAGAACTACCCCCATTCACACCTCAG GTTTCAGGTGAAGTTTTTCTACCTCACTCAGCTGGCCTACTGGCTCCACGCTCTGCCGGAGCTCTACTTCCAGAAAGTACGCAAG GAGGAGATTCCGCGTCAGCTGCAGTACATCTGCCTTTATCTGCTGCACATCTCTGTAGCTTATTTGTTAAA TTTGAGCCGTGTGGGCCTGGTGCTCCTTTTTCTCCAGTACGTGTCAGAACTGGGCTTCCACATTGCCAGGCTCCTGTACTTCACTGATGAGAATCATCAGAAAAT GTTTGATCTGTGGGCGGTGAGCTTCGTGTTTACACGGATGGCCACTCTGACCCTGATGTTCCTCGCCGTGGGCTTTGGTTTGGCCCGCTCTGAGAATCAGGGGCTGGACATAGAGACGGGGAACTTCAACACTGTTCTGATAAG GATGATTGTTCTACTAGTGGTGTGTTTGACTCAATCTTGGCTCCTCTGGAAGTTCATCCGCTTCCAGCTGAGGCGCTGGCGGGAGTTCAGGCACGAACAAGCCGTCCGCAAGAAGGCTACCGCAAAGCAACCCGTACGGCAATTAAAGAGGGACACAT TCGGCCATCATGAGAACGGGGTGCTTAAAGCCGATAACGGAGTCTCGCAGCGGACAAAGAAGCTCAAATCCCCCTGA